From the genome of Macaca thibetana thibetana isolate TM-01 chromosome 8, ASM2454274v1, whole genome shotgun sequence:
GCCAGGCACCCTGCAGGGACCCTTTGGAGAACAGATTGGGCTGTGGGGCAGCCAAGTATGGATGATGGTGGGGAGCCCAGGACCTGGAAAGGTCCCTGCTGCCCTGGACGAGGGGCTGGTGGCAACAGGACTCTGAGCAAGTGGAGAGCCAGATCTGGGTGATGTGGAGTGCAGGCCCTGCAGGGCCCTGTGGGCACCAAGGGGTTGTGGTCCAGGGAGGTTTTATCTGAGAAGGACAGTGACAAGAAAGGTCAAGGGAAGGAGGGGGGCTGGTAGACAGAGACAGAGTCTAGGGGTCAGTGTTGCAGGGCTGGGCAGTCATAGAATGGGCTGTGGGAACCCAATTGTGAAAccctggggatggggaggaggtgtCGCCCGGGGCTATGCGTAGGGCTTAGGGTTGCCATTCCAGGAGGAGGGTGGTCACAGCCCTGTTTGCTGCGCTCACCTTGGCTAGGCACGGTGTCTTGTGGACCCTCAGCTGTGTTGTGCAGTAGAGGTAGGCCAGAGAGGTGCAGTGACCTACCCACGGTTTCCCAGGCAGTCAGGGACAGACACATGCCAGCATGGGTGGCACCAGCTTGTCCAGTAGGCACAGTGCCAGGGGCCTGTGAATGTcttaagaaaaaagtgaatacTATAATGATGAATACAGCCTGGATTATGTTTGTCTTTAAGCCAACAGTCATAAAATGTTTTGGGGGGCggttggttttattttcattttttgtagcgacgcagtctcactctatcacccaggcaggagtgcagtgtcacaatcataaCTCAtagcagcctccaactcctgggctcaaacaatccttgtctcagcttcccaagtggctgggactgcatgcgcacgccaccatgcctgcctgatgtttaaaatttttttgtagagatggggtcttgctgtgttgctcaggctggtttcaaactcttggcttcaagcggttatcctgcctcagcctcccagaggaaggagagacAAGGCTGGGATACCTGTGCCCCACCCTCTACCAGTATCCCCTCAGCTTGGGGTGTCCCTCAGTCTGGGTTGCCCTCTGTGAGCCTGGCTCAGCTGGTGTCCTGGAAGGCCTCCTGGGCATGGGCTAAACTTCAGCCTACCCAAGTCACTGACAGCCCCTTCCACAGTGTGTCCATTCTAGAGGGTAGGAGTGGTCCCAGTGCCCCCACCCCTAGTCATGTGTCTCCCTGCCCCTCCAGACCCCTGGCCCCAACATGGCCCGTCGCTCCCAGAGCTCCTCGCAGGGGGACAACCCGCTGGCACCCGGGTACCTGCCGCCTCACTACAAAGAGTACTACCGCCTGGCGGTGGATGCACTGGCCGAGGGTGGCTCGGAGGCCTACAGCCGCTTCCTGGCGACTGAGGGGGCACCAGACTTCCTGTGCCCTGAAGAGCTGGAACATGTGAGCCGACACCTTCGGCCTCCACAGTATGTTACCCGAGAGCCACCCGAAGGCAGCCTTCTCGACGTGGACATGGATGGCTCCTCAGGTACATACTGGCCAGTGAACTCAGACCAGGCAGTGCCTGAGCTTGACCTGGGCTGGCCTCTGACCTTCGGCTTCCAGGGCACCGAGGTGACCACCTTGGTGCAGCCACCGCCCCCCGACAGCCCCAGCATCAAGGATGAGGCCCGCAGGATGATCCGTTCCGCCCAGCAGGTGCGCCATCTTGGGCtcaagggtagtggggaggggcCAGGGCTAGAGGCACCAGGGTGGAGGAGACGCATGAGCACCATCAGCTTGGGTGAACCCTGAGCTCCAGCTGGAGCGGGGGTTCCTGGCAACAATCTTCAGGGCCGCCAGGTCTCGATCATCAGGGGCTACAGGCTCTGCACGGGTCTGCTTGCCCATGGTCATGGCCAGTGCCCAGAAATTCAGGGGCTCTGAGATGGGTGGGCACCGCCCCAGCCTGGGTTGATTGTTCAGATAATTACCTCTCATCCTGCCCGGTGGCCCTTGGCCAGCTGAGGGCTTCTAACCCTCACCAAACAGCTAGCAGACGGTGCAGGGTGCATCAGGTCCAGACGCTAAAGGCCCATGACTTTCTCCCCTGCCCATGGCAGCAACCCTGTCCCAGGGCAGAACTGGAGCCTGGGACTCAGCCCTGACAGCTGTCCTGGAGTGGGGGCAGCTCAGCCGTCTGTAGGGTGGAGGGGATTTTGAGGTGCCCTTGCCATGCCCCCAGCGGGGCCCCATACCCCAACCTGGCCCACCCTCGTCCAGGGTTCTCTGCCCTGCACCTGCCTCGGCTCCCTCCTCATGGCCAGCCACTCCAcacctcttctccttctggtCCTGTGGTCCCTTCCTCCTACCCATCTTCCAGACGCGGCCCCACTCCCAGGGATGGACTAGCTTGTTTCACAGTGGTTGTGGGTGATCCAGACGCCTCCTGGGCGTGGTGGGGAGGCTGGACAATAGTGTGGGGACAGCAGGGGCCTCTCCTCTCTGTCCTGACCCGCCCCTGCAGGTGGTGGCCGTGGTGATGGACATGTTCACTGATGTGGACCTGCTCAGCGAAGTGCTGGAGGCCGCCGCCCGTCGGGTCCCAGTCTACATCCTGCTGGATGAGATGAACGCGCAGCACTTCCTGGACATGGCCGACAAGTGCCGTGTCAACCTGCACCACGTGGATGTGAGTTCCCGGGAGTGGGAGATTGGGGAGGACCCGCGGCAGAGATCTgactcccctccctccccagttCCTGCGGGTACGGACTGTGGCGGGCCCCACCTACTACTGCCGCACTGGGAAGTCCTTCAAGGGCCACGTCAAGGAGAAGTTCCTGCTGGTGGACTGTGCCGTGGTGATGAGTGGGAGCTACAGGTGCGCCCGCGAGCTTCCCTCACCCCCTTCTCTGGGGCCGcctcctgtagccccagcacccCCTTTCCACACCAGGGCCCTCCTTGCCAGGAGCCCTTGTCCTGTATCCCTGCGTCCTCCCCGCCCCACCCGATGCCCACGGGGCTGCAGTGCCCTCGCTCCAGCTCAGTTTGACTCTGGCCCTGACCCCCTACAGCTTCATGTGGTCCTTTGAGAAGATCCACCGCAGCCTGGCACACGTGTTCCAAGGAGAGCTGGTCTCCAGCTTCGATGAGGAGTTCCGCATCCTCTTCGCGCAGTCCGAGCCGCTTGTGCCCTCGGCCGCGGCCCTGGCCCGCATGGATGCCTATGCCCTGGCTCCGTATGCCGGGGCCGGGCCCCTTGTGGGCGTCCCTGGGGTCGGGGCGCCAACCCCTTTCTCCTTCCCGAAACGAGCGCACCTCCTGTTCCCGCCACCCCGGGAAGAGGGCCTGGGCTTCCCCTCCTTCCTCGACCCGGACCGCCACTTCCTGTCGGCCTTCCGCCGGGAGGAGCCTCCGCGGATGCCGGGGGGCGCGCTGGAGCCGCACGCGGGCCTGCGGCCGCTCTCGCGGCGCCTGGAGGCCGAGGCCGGGCCGGCTGGGGAGCTCGCGGGCGCGCGGGGCTTCTTCCAGGCGCGGCACCTGGAGATGGACGCCTTCAAGCGGCACAGCTTCGCGACCGAGGGCGCAGGCGCCGTGGAGAACTTCGCGGCCGCGCGGCAGGTGTCGCGGCAGACGTTCCTCAGCCACGGCGACGACTTCCGCTTCCAGACCAGCCACTTCCACCGCGACCAGCTCTACCAGCAGCAGTACCAGTGGGACCCGCAGCTCGCGCCGGCGCGCCCGCAGGGCCTGTTCGAGAAGCTTCGCGGGGGCCGCGCGGGTTTCGCGGACCCGGATGACTTCACGTTGGGCGCCGGGCCCCGCTTCCCGGAGCTCGGACCCGACGGGCACCAGCGCCTGGACTACGTGCCGTCCAGCGCGTCCCGCGAGGTGCGCCACGGCTCGGACCCCGCCTTCGGGCCCGGACCCCGCGGCCTGGAGCCCAGCGGGGCCCCGCGCCCCAACCTGACCCAGCGCTTCCCATGCCAGGCCGCGGCGAGGCCCGGCCCAGACTCCACTCCCCAGGCGGAGCCGGAGCGCAGGGGCGGGCCCGAGGGGCGGGCCGGGCTGCGGCGCTGGCGCCTGGCCTCCTACTTGAGCGGATGCCATGGCGAGGATGGGGGCGACGACGGCCTGCCGGCGCCCATGGAAGCGGAGGCTTACGAAGACGACGTGTTGCCTCCCGGGGGCCGGGCAGCTGCCGGCGACCTGCTCCCCTCGGCCTTCCGCGTCCCTGCAGCCTTCCCCACGAAGGTCCCGGTGCCAGGCTCGGGCAGCGGCGGCGGCAACGGCCCAGAGCGCGAGGGCCCGGAGGAGCCCGGCCTGGCCAAGCAGGACTCGTTCCGCTCGCGCCTGAACCCCCTGGTCCAGCGCAGCTCCAGGCTGCGCTCCTCGCTCATCTTCAGCACGTCACAGGCTGAGGGTACGGCCGGGACTGCGGCGGCCACAGAGAAGGTGCAGCTGCTGCACAAGGAGCAGACGGTCAGCGAGACGCTGGGGCCCGGCGGAGAGGCCGTGCGCTCCGCGGCTTCCACCAAGGTGGCGGAGCTGCTGGAGAAGTACAAAGGCCCAGCCCGTGATTCCGGCGGCGGCGTGGGCGCCATCACCGTTGCCAACCACAGCAAGACCGTCGTGTCCCAGGCATGGCGGGAAGAGGTGGCGGCCCCAGGTGGCGTGGGTGGCGAGCGCCGCAGCCTCGAGAGCTGCCTCCTGGACCTGCGCGACTCTTTTGCGCAGCAACTGCACCAGGAGGCGGAGCGGCAGCCGGGAGCCGCCTCGCTCACCGCGGCGCAGCTGCTCGACACGCTGGGCCGGAGCGGCTCCGACCGCCTGCCCTCCCGCTTCCTCTCTGCCCAGGGCCGCGCAACCTCCCCGGAAGGGCTGGACAGCCCTCTGCCCTTGGAAGGGCCCGGGGCGCACCAAGTGCTCCATAATGAGCCAAAAGGGAGCCCCACCTCGGCTTACCCTGAGCGGAAGGGGAGCCCCACGCCCGGGTTTTCCACTCGAAGAGGAAGTCCAACTACAGGATTTATTGAGCAGAAAGGGagccccacctcagcctacccCGAGCGCAGGAGCAGTCCGGTGCCACCCGTACCGGAGCGCAGGGGCAGTCCGGTGCCCCCCGTGCCAGAGCGCAGGGGGAGTCCGGTGCCTCCCGTGCCGGAGCGCAGGGGCAGCCTCACTCTTACCTTCTCCGGGGAGTCCCCGAAGGCCGGGCCCGTGGAGGAGGGGCCGAGCGGCCCCATGGAAGTCCTGCGCAAAGGCTCCCTGCGCCTTAGGCAGCTGCTGAGCCCCAAGGGCGAGCGGCGCATGGAGGATGAGAGTGGCTTCCCAGTGCCGCAGGAGAACGGGCAACCTGAGAGCCCGCGGCGGCCGTCACTGGGCCGGGGTGACAGCACAGAGGCTGCCACAGGAGATGAGCGGGGCCCGCGGGCGCGCCTGACTTCAGCCACGGCCAATGCCTTGTACAGCAGCAACCTTCGAGATGACACGAAGGCCATTCTGGAGCAGATCAGCGCCCACGGCCAGAAGCACCGTGCAGTCCCTGCCCCGGGCCCGGGCCCGGCCCACAGCAGCCCCGAGCTAGGCCGTCCACCGGCTGCTGGCGGCCTGGCCCCGGATATGTCCGACAAGGACAAGTGTTCAGCCATTTTCCGCTCGGACAGCCTGGGGACCCAGGGCCGGCTGAGCCGCACGCTGCCAGCCAGCGCGGAGGAGCGTGATCGGCTGCTGCGCCGCATGGAGAGCATGCGCAAGGAGAAGCGCGTGTACAGCCGCTTTGAGGTCTTCTGCAAGAAAGAGGAGGCCAGCGGCCCTGGGGCAGGGGAAGGCCCCGCGGAGGAGGGCACCAGGGACAGCAAGGTGGGCAAGTTCGTGCCCAAGATCCTGGGCACGTTCAAAGGCAAGAAGTGAGTCTCCTGACATCGCTGCCACGGTCACCCAGAGCCCCCACGGAACAGAGAGCCCTGCGCATGGGTTTGAGCAGAGGCTGTCAGGCCACGGCCACTTGGGACTTGGCTGAGTGCGCCAGACCTCAGCTCCACTGAAGGCTCACCTGGCAGCTGCTGTCTCTGCCCCGGCCTCCACAACGCTGGGGCTCCAGCCCCTTGCCACCAGTGCCTTTCTCCCCTCAGCACCTTCTCTCTCCAGCACCTTCTCTGCACCGTCAGCCTTGCGTGGCGCAGCATCTGCTCCGCcatctctttgtgcctcagtcccgccccaccttttttttttttttttttgagacccagggctggaatgcagttgagtggtctcggctcactgcaacctctgcctcctgggttcctgcgattctcctgcctcagcctcctgagtagctgggattacaggtgcctgccaccatgcccaggtaatttttgtatttttagtagagacagggtttcactatgttggccaggctggtctccagctcctggcctcaaatgatccgcccgcctcagcctcccaaagtggggggattacaggcatgagccgcacACCCTTCTAAGTCTCTATCCTCTTGCAAGGGCCTCACCTCTGTGCCTCAATTCCCCATTCTCTGGGCCCTTTTCCTCCTCAGGGCCTCCTGTTCTCAgggcctctcccctccctccctccctccctccctccctcctccctctctcagggtcttctcccttcctccccgcccccacccctgcccagggTCTCCCCCGTCCTCAGGGCTTCACTTCCTTTTCTACTTGGATTCTCTGGCTCGTTGCCTCCCAGCATCTTTCTTGGAGGCCCGTCCTCTTGCTGTGGGGGAAGACTGGGCTGGCTGTGGGCAGTTTGCAAGGTGGGGGGGGGCGTGAAGCTGGACCAGAAGATGCCCCTTGGAGTGGCAAGGAAGCTGGACAAGGCAGGCCACTGGGAAGGGGGTGCAGGGAAGCCCAAAGGTCCGCCTTGGCCAGGTCTGCCGTCTCCTCCAGCAAGGCTCTAGCCAGCACTGGGTGAGAGTGGGAGGGGCACTGGGCTTTGCAGCACAATAAAACATGGTCTGGACAACCTGTAGCCCTGGCCTCATGAGCACCCCCTGCACAGGCCCAGCCCAAGCCAGGTGCCAGAAGGGCCGGATTTGGGGGGACTTATCCTTGACAGGTATGGGACCAGGTGAGGGCAGGGGACAAGGTGCAGCCCAGGCCAAGCCCAGCTGTTTAGACATAGGTCCTGGGCACCCCTGTAGGTGGGAGTGGTCCTTGCCCTCCTAGTGTCCAGCAGACAACCCCCTCCAACCCCATTCTCAGGTCCTTTCCTCTTTGTCACCAACACTAAGAATCTGTCTAGAGTTCCTGGGTTATCTTGTATCTCTTTTCACCCCCAGAGAAGAATTGCAGTTGACTCAGAATGACACTTTGGCACCACATGTGTAGAACATCCCCCACTGTTAGATGCTAGCCTTGTGAAATTCATGTTTctgtattctctttcttttcaaaaaataatctttttagtGTAATAAATCCTAAGAGGGAACTGATTTAAGAAACAAGGCCACCAAACAAAGGCAGCAGTTCTGACTCCAGCAgctgggagagaaagggaagtgaCCCCACTCTCACTGCTGAACAGCCCACTAGTGACCAAAGCCACCACCCACGTAGGGATGACAGCAGGGACTTCTGGCCAGGGGGCAAAGGTGCCTGGAAGTGGGATGCACCTGAGTGTCTCTTGGCCATGATGTTCTTGTGggcacatctgtgtgtgtgctgcCTGGGGTGTCGCTGAGCGGACAGGCTCTCCAGCTGGAGCCCATGGAGAGGCCAGAGGCTGGCGGCCCTGCCTGGGCCTTTGGAGCCTCCTGCCTGCACCCTCCACATCCTCTAAACCATGATGCAGCACATTTCGGTGTTaataaaacaacacacaaaatatTCTAGCACGTTCCCCAGTGTGTATAATCTCCCAGTTATTTCCTGCAGCCTTTAACCATGTGGCCTCCTGGATTTCCCCTGTGGACCCACCACCCAGCCCTGTGGGGGGCACTAAAGACCCCCCAGCTCCACTTCCAAGGCCCACCTTGGCTCCTCCGACTTCACGCTGCTCTCCTGTTCCTGTCCCCGATGCCCCCTGTGCAGGCACACTCCTGAGTGCCCACCTGCGATTCCCCATTCAGCAGCCCTACCACACACTGCCCAGCCTGAGGCCAAGCCTCCAGCCCTGCAGCCCCCTGGCCTCTCTGCAGCGTCCTCTCCCACAGCTTCTTGGTCCTGCTTGTTCAGCACCCTAGGCCTTCAGCACCCAAGCAGCCCCCTTGGGAAACAAACCCCTGGGCTGGGTCTCTGACTGGCTCACCACTTCCTCGGGCCCTCCAGCTCCCTCCTCCGCCGCCTCCAACCTTCTCCCAAGCCCAGCCTCCCTGAGTCTCTTGCAGGTGCCTGGCCTAGCACCAGGGCAGCGCTAGCTCCCACCCTCTGCTCAGCTTCCCCACCCACATCTTGTCCTTCCCCACCCTCCCGCATGGTGGCAATGGCTTCCACAACCCAGAGGCGTCCCTGCTCCTGGCAGCCCAACCCCCGACCACAGCACAGGCTGCGCCCTTCTGACTGTGAGCTCCTCCAGCGTGTGAGCTTCCCAGACTGTGAGTCTGGCAGCCCAACCACCCCCGACAGCACAGGCTGCGCCctttagactgtgagctcctcccAGCCTGCGAACTTTCCAGCTGCCTCCCTGTGTTCCAGCCCCAACCCAGGGGCAGGTGCAGCTGAGGACACCTGGCACCCTAGGACACAGCTTTGTGCCCACAGGGCCCCTTTGATCTCTGCAGCCCTGCACAGCCCTGGCCTGAACTCATACCAGGGCCTTTGCCTGGGGATGACAAGAGGAGGTAACCCTGACCTCACGAGATGTCTGTCTCCCACCCTCACCTacagagacctgaagacagatcaggcgcagtggctgTACTGGGGGAGCGCAGGCTGCAATCCCTGACAGCAGGGGAGGGGCGAGGCTGCccccttctttctccccttctctcctctggCTCAGAGTCACAAACATGGCTATGAGGTCACCCTAGGTCCCTACCCCACAGGACCACCCTGAGGGGCAGCCTGGACCCTGAAGCCACAGCAGGTAGGAAAATGATGGACCAAGGACAGGAAGCTGCCCCAGGCAAACCTAGAGGGAAAAGCCCAGTGCTGGATGTGGAGTGGGCAGGGCCTCTAGTGGGGCGGGTGGCACTGAGTTCTGGGGTGGAGGTTTCAGGACAGGGGCGGTGGGGTCCTCAGAGGAGTGGAGGCTCCAGGAAAGGGGTCGGGCCCCCAGCTAAAGGATGCTGTGAcctcagaggggaggggaggaacgATGGCTGCTCAGATTGGGGGCAGACATGACTTTATTGGAGGAAGtcactggggctggggcagggccctcatCTGCTCCCCCGAGGAGACCCAGGCGAGCTCCCTGGAACTTCAACGTGGCCTGGCAAAGCAGGGAGGGCTAAGGGGTGCAGGATACCGGGGAGGGGTCTGGGGAAGGGGCCGGGGCAGGAACGGGGCCAGGTGAAGGGAGTAGGGCAGCTCATACACGGTGCCTCTCCAGCGGGGGCAGGTGGCCCAGTGCCGAGTGGCAGACAGTCCCATAGGCTTGGGAGTAGCCTCCAAGCAGAGCCCTGGCGGCCCCCTGGGCACCCTGCAAGGCAGAGGTGCTGAACATCCTCCGGCCGGGCCGGGCCTCCAGAGGACGCCGGGGAGGGACCTGTGTATAGTTGAGGGTCACATGAAGAGGGTGTCAgagggagtgcagtggagggGAGGCCTTGAGGTCCTCGAGAGATTTGAACTGGACATTGGAGGGGCAATGGGAaggatggggaagggagggaaaaggaggggaagaggaggatgagggGACGGGGGCAGACTGGGCCGGGCTCACCTGCTGTGTGCTGGCCACCCTCACCCTACCACCCCGGTTCCAGTCACCCCGGATCAGAGCCTGGTTGGCCACCTGAGCTGCAGCCTGTGAGGTCAGGGAAGGCGCAGCTCCCCTCCGGCCTGGCTTCTCCTGGGGAGGGCCATGTCACAG
Proteins encoded in this window:
- the FAM83H gene encoding protein FAM83H; the encoded protein is MARRSQSSSQGDNPLAPGYLPPHYKEYYRLAVDALAEGGSEAYSRFLATEGAPDFLCPEELEHVSRHLRPPQYVTREPPEGSLLDVDMDGSSGTYWPVNSDQAVPELDLGWPLTFGFQGTEVTTLVQPPPPDSPSIKDEARRMIRSAQQVVAVVMDMFTDVDLLSEVLEAAARRVPVYILLDEMNAQHFLDMADKCRVNLHHVDFLRVRTVAGPTYYCRTGKSFKGHVKEKFLLVDCAVVMSGSYSFMWSFEKIHRSLAHVFQGELVSSFDEEFRILFAQSEPLVPSAAALARMDAYALAPYAGAGPLVGVPGVGAPTPFSFPKRAHLLFPPPREEGLGFPSFLDPDRHFLSAFRREEPPRMPGGALEPHAGLRPLSRRLEAEAGPAGELAGARGFFQARHLEMDAFKRHSFATEGAGAVENFAAARQVSRQTFLSHGDDFRFQTSHFHRDQLYQQQYQWDPQLAPARPQGLFEKLRGGRAGFADPDDFTLGAGPRFPELGPDGHQRLDYVPSSASREVRHGSDPAFGPGPRGLEPSGAPRPNLTQRFPCQAAARPGPDSTPQAEPERRGGPEGRAGLRRWRLASYLSGCHGEDGGDDGLPAPMEAEAYEDDVLPPGGRAAAGDLLPSAFRVPAAFPTKVPVPGSGSGGGNGPEREGPEEPGLAKQDSFRSRLNPLVQRSSRLRSSLIFSTSQAEGTAGTAAATEKVQLLHKEQTVSETLGPGGEAVRSAASTKVAELLEKYKGPARDSGGGVGAITVANHSKTVVSQAWREEVAAPGGVGGERRSLESCLLDLRDSFAQQLHQEAERQPGAASLTAAQLLDTLGRSGSDRLPSRFLSAQGRATSPEGLDSPLPLEGPGAHQVLHNEPKGSPTSAYPERKGSPTPGFSTRRGSPTTGFIEQKGSPTSAYPERRSSPVPPVPERRGSPVPPVPERRGSPVPPVPERRGSLTLTFSGESPKAGPVEEGPSGPMEVLRKGSLRLRQLLSPKGERRMEDESGFPVPQENGQPESPRRPSLGRGDSTEAATGDERGPRARLTSATANALYSSNLRDDTKAILEQISAHGQKHRAVPAPGPGPAHSSPELGRPPAAGGLAPDMSDKDKCSAIFRSDSLGTQGRLSRTLPASAEERDRLLRRMESMRKEKRVYSRFEVFCKKEEASGPGAGEGPAEEGTRDSKVGKFVPKILGTFKGKK